A stretch of DNA from Verrucomicrobiia bacterium:
ACCCGCCACCGTAGTGAGCAACGCGCACGCCACACCAGGAGCCATCGTCGCCAGATCCGCACGACCGCCCGCCTGCACCGCCATCGCCACGTAACTGAACGCGCTCATCACGCCCCACACCGTACCCAGCAACCCAAGGAACGGCCCGCCGCTCACCGCGATCGCCAGCAGGATGAGACCAGACTCCAGCTTCAGCGCCTCCCGTGCCACTGCCGATTCGAGAGCACGTTTCACATGTTCCATCACCTTCAAGGAAACTTCTTTCTTCCGCCCCTCGTTCGCTTCCGTGCGGAGCCTCGCATCAAGCTGATCGCAACCGTCCTTGTAAACTGTATACAGCGGGCAACCCTCCACCGTCAGACGGCGATCATACACCTCCAACACATGCTTCTGGTTACGGAATTCTGTATCGAAAAAAGCGTTCAGCTTCTTGGCCCTGCGCATCTGCAATGTCTTCGCCACCATCACCGACCACGCGAACGTTGAGAAGATACCCAATAAGATGATGATCGCTTTGCCCTCAATCGTGGAATTTTTCCAGATGAAAGGCAGATCGTTGACGGCTAAAATCGCGTTAATCATGATCACAATGCCAGAGAACCGCTCCCCGGCCTCAAAAAAGCCAAAACCACCATATAGACTACCAACCGACGAACCAATACTGCATTTTACTCAATCTATTGTGCGGTCGGACAAAAAAAGAAGCACCGAAAGAGAAGCCCGCCTATGGACCACCATCACACCATCCGATCACCCTGCCCTTGTAGCCGTAGAAAATGAAGAAAGCATCACTACCCTCTCCATTCATCCCAAGCAAACACCGCTTGCCACGCCTGCAAAAACCGCTTAACCCTGTCCCGCCTGCCCACCCGTTGGTCCTAACAACGTCCGCTCCCGCAAATGCTGCTCAATTCCCCGCGCTATCAACCGCTCGGCCGCTTCCGCCGGATTCTTCCCAAACAACCCCGTGGCCACCAATTGCTTCAAAAAGTCATGCACTGGCGGCGTCGTGGACACCGTTATCGTTATTGTGTCGACTGAATTGGGCGTGCGTGCCATTACTTTGCCATAAGTATGCCATTACTTTAGAAACGTCAAGGGGTTAAAACCGAAAATAATGACAATTTTGCAATTTTCTTCTCGTGCTCGTAATCGTCCTCGAATAGCCGTCAAATCGTTTCCCTTTTGTGCTTTCTGCGCCTTATTGTGGCCAGTCTTTCCCCTTCCCTTTGATGTTCGCGGTTTCCATTGATCATTACTCATTCCTTCGTCATTCGGATTTCGTCATTGGTCATTTTTCAGTTCCCCCTTATCCTCCGCCCGCCCATGACCCAAGAGAATGCCAAAAAGCCCGCGTCGTCCCGCTTCCGTTTCCAAGAAGCCGGACTGCTTTGGGTCATCCTCTTCCTCGGCATCATCCTCACCTGGCAAGGCGGCACCGTCAAAGTCCCCGTATTCGAGATCGGCCCCGATGGCGAACGCCAACGCGTATTCGATGTCGGCGCCGATGGCGAGCGCACCCCACGCTTCGAAGAAAAGAATAAATTCCTCAACGCTCAAAACCTCGCGCTTCTCGCAAAAGATACCAGCTTCATTGCCATCATGGCGATTGGTGTGACACTGGTCATCATCGCCGGTGGAATAGATCTTTCGGTAGGTTCCATTTATGCCTTGGCTTCCGTAACCGCCGCACTCGTGATGCGAAGTTTTGGCCCTGAAGGAGCGAATGCAGGCACTTCACCTTGGATTTCAGTTTCTCTAGGAATTTCCACCTGCCTCGGCGTGGCCGTCTTATGCGGTTTGTTCAATGGTGGAATGACCACGCTGCTAAAAGTCCATCCTTTCATCATCACACTCGGCACCATGGCCATCTTTCGCGGTATCGCCTTTGTGATGACCAAGGGCCAGTCAATCGGCGGATTTCCCGAAGCATTTCGTAAACTCATCCAGTGGGGCACCAGTGATGGCCCAAGCCTGATGCCCATGATTGTGATGATATTGGTCACTATTATCGGCAGCATATATTTAAGCCGGATGGCTGCTGGCCGCCGCATCTACGCCATCGGCGGCAACGAACTCGCCAGCCGCTTCAGCGGCATCCGTGTGGAGCGCGTAAAGCTCGGTGTTTTCATCATCTCCGGCCTCACTGCGGGTGTGGCTGCCATGATTGCTCTTGGCTACTATGGCAGCGCCACTTCAGGCGATGGCCAAGGATATGAATTGAGAGTGATCGCTGCTGCCGTAGTAGGCGGCGCGAGCCTCTCCGGCGGCAAAGGCACCGCGCTCGGCGCCCTCCTCGGTGCCCTCATCATCCAGATGATCGATAGCGGCATCGTCATCCTCGGCATCGATCAAAACTACAGCCAGATCATCATCGGCGCCGTCGTCATCATCGCCGTCGTGCTGGACCAGTTCAACGCATGGCTCGCAAGAAAACGCCTCGTCTCTGTGCCGGAGAAAAAAACATAGTTCCTTCGATATTTTTATGCCGCGCACTGAAGAAGAAATCCTTGCCTGCATCCACAGTTTCGAACCGCAGAACGGCAATTGGCGCGCCTTGGACACATTGCTTGATGAACTCTGGCAACATCCACCCAAACTCTTATGGGTGAAACCGCTGTTTAGTATCTTTGAAAGATTTCCAGATGAAGATGGCGCAGGAGTTTTCTGGAGCATCATTCACGGTGTGGAAACGATTGATGGTTACGAAGACATATTACTTATTTCACAACAAGAGAGGCCGTGTGAGTTGAAAGAGGTAATGCTCACTCGCATTGCTAACTCCAATAAACGCACCCCTGAATCTGACTCACCTTAGCCCCAGCGGGGCGACCCGACGGTAGCCGTGGGTGACCAACGGGAACCTACGGAAACATGACCTACCACACCCGCGCCACGTAGTGGCGCGACGACCCACTATTTCATCCGATCCAAAAAATCTCTACTCCTCCTGTTACATTCCCGCAACACCACCATTCCCTATTCCCATCCCCGTCAATTTATCCTAATATCTCCTCATGCTTTCGAACCTGAAACCCTTCGTCCTCGGCATTTCCCTTTGCCTCGCTGCCCCTATGCTTCACGCCGTCGAGATCATCGCCCATCGCGGCGCGTCCCATGATGCGCCGGAAAACACCGTCGCATCCTCCAAGCTCGGCTTCCAGCAAAAGGCCGACGGTGTGGAGCTCGACGTCTATCTCGGCAAGGACAATTCCCTCCCCGTCATCCACGATGCCACCACCAAGCGCACTACCGGAGTGGACGGCAAGATCAAAGAGATGACCCTCGATGAATTCAAGAAGCTCGATGCCGGCACGTGGAAGAATCCGAAATATGCGGGCGAGAAAATCCCCACCCTCGACGAGATGCTTGAGACCGTGCCCAAGGGCAAGAAGATGGTCATCGAGATCAAAGACAAAGACGTCGCCATCGTCCCGCCTATGGTCGAATCTGTGAAGCGCAAGAAGATGACGCCGAAGGACGCGCTCTTCATCAGCTTCAACTATCCCGTGCTCGTCGCCACCAAGAAAGCGCTCCCCGAATACACCGCTCTTTACCTCGCCAGCTACAAGCAGGACAAAACCACCGGCGAAGTGAAACCCACCCTCGATGAACTTATCAAGCAGGCGAAAGACGCGAACTTCGAAGGCCTCAACCTCGATTACAAATGGCCCATCGACGAAGCCTTCGTAAAAAAGATTCACGGCGCCGGATTGAAATTCTACGTGTGGACCGTGAACGATGCCGAAGTCGCCAAACGCCTCGTCGCCGCCGGCGTAGACGGCATCACCACCGACCGCCCCGAATGGCTCCGCGAACAATTGAAGAAGTAATCAACGTGCTGCCGGATTCCAGCCGGCAGTATTGAGGCATCCGAATACCAACCGCCGGATAATGATAAACGGCCATCACAAAACGTAGCCGTTCCCTTCATACCTCATACTTCATAATTCATACTTGTTGCTGTGGCTTTCCTAACACTCAACGGCATTTGCAAACGCTTCCCCGGCGTCCTCGCCCTGGATGATGTTAGCGTGTCTGTGGCAAAGGGCAGTTGCCACGCCTTGATGGGCGAGAACGGCGCAGGCAAAAGCACCCTCGGAAAAATCCTCTCCGGCATCTATCCCGCCGACGCTGGCGAGATCACGCTGAACGGCCAGACCATCCATCCCACCGATCCTCTCACCGCCCGCAAGCTCGGCATCGCGATGGTCCATCAGGAACTCGCCTTCTGCCCCAACCTCAGCGTTGCCGAAAACCTCTGCCTCGGCGAGCTGCCCCAGCAATTCGGCATCGTGAACAAGCCGAAGATGCGCGAACTCGCCCGCGCCATGCTGCATGAGATTGAGGCGGATAACATCGATGTGGACCTGCCCATCAGCAGCCTTTCCACGGGCCAAGAGCAACTCGTGCAGATCGCCGCCGCCGTCGGCACGCACGCGCAAGTCATCGTGATGGATGAACCCACCAGCTCCCTCTCCGCGCACGAGAGCGAGCATCTCTTTCACTTGCTCGCGAAACTAAAAGCACGCGGTATTACCATCCTTTACGTCTCGCACCGCATGGAAGAAATCTTCCGGCTGTGCGATACCATCACCGTCCTGCGCGATGGCAAACACGTCAGCACCGAGAAGACGAGCGAGACGAATCCCGACCGCGTCATCCAGCAAATGGTCGGTCGCCAAGTCATCTGGCACACGCCCAAGCATCTGGAGAAAACGCCCGGCGAAGAACTCCTCCGCGTAGAAAACCTTTCCTCACCCGGCAAGTTCCGCGACATCAGCTTCACCCTTCGCGCCGGTGAAGTCCTCGGTTTCGCCGGACTCGTTGGTGCGGGCCGCAGTGAAGTCGCCCAAGCCATCTTCGGCCTTGATCCCCAAGCCACCGGCCGCGTGTGGATCGCTGGCAAAGAACTCCCGCTCGGCCACGTCAACGCCGCGCTCAATGCCGGACTCGGCCTATTGCCTGAAGACCGCAAACGCCAAGGCCTCGTCCTCTCCATGAACTGCCGCGAGAACACCTCTCTCGCCGCTCTCTCCCGCTTCACGCAATTCGGCTTTCTGAAACTCGGCGAAGAACAAACTCTCGCCCGCGAATATTCCGAACGCCTGCGTGTAAAAACTCCTTCACTCGAAACCGGCATCAACGGCCTCAGCGGCGGCAACCAGCAAAAGATCGCCCTCGCCAAATGGCTCGCCCGTCAGTGCAAAGTCCTCATCGTGGATGAACCCACCCGTGGCATCGACGTCGGTGCGAAATCTGAGATCTACGATCTCCTCGATGACCTCGCCTGCCAAGGCATCGCCCTTCTCGTCATCTCCTCCGAACTTCCCGAAGTCATGGGCCTCAGCCGCCGCATCCTCGTCCTCCGCGATGGCTCCATAGCCGGAGAAATCCAGCGCCCCGATTTCACCCAAGACTCCCTCATGCGCCTCATGGCCGGCCTAACCGCCGAAGCCGCTTAAGTGGAGCGTCGGCCCCATGCTCCTCCAATGCTTTCCGGGCAGGAACTTACCGGCGGGAGCCCACCAATACCTTCTCCCCCTTGGCTCCTCTGGGGCAGTATCAAGGATGTCGTAACCCTGTGCCCCCGAATGCGGTCAGTCCCTTCGTCATTCGTGCTTGGACATTGGTCATTCATACCGCTAAGGTATGCTGCTATGTCGTTGGTGAAGAAGACGCGGATTTTGGTCGGGATGAGCGGTGGAGTGGATTCCTCCGCCACGGCGGCTTTGCTGATTGAGCAGGGCTTCGACGTGGTGGGGGTGACGCTGAAGCTCTGGCCGCAGGATTGCGTCTCGCGGGCGGAGGATAAGTGCTGCGGGCCGCAGGCGGTGATGGATGCGCGGTCCGTGTGTCATAAGCTGGGGGTGCCCTACTATCTCATCGATGAATCGGCGGATTTTCAGAAGAAGGTGATCCAGTATTTTGCGGATGAGTATAAGTCCGGGCGCACGCCGAATCCGTGTGTGATGTGCAATCAGCATCTGAAGTTCGGCACGTTGCTGGAGCGGGCGCGGCAGTTGGGCGCGGAGTTCATCGCTACGGGGCATTTTGCGCGACTGGAGAAAGATCCGGTGACGGGTCGCACGTTGTTGAAGCGCGGGAAGGATTTGAAGAAGGATCAGAGTTACTTCCTCTTTTCGCTGCGGCAGGAGCAGCTTTCTCGCGCGATGTTCCCGCTGGGTGAACGCACGAAGAGTGATACGCGGGAGGTGGCGCGGTCGTGCAATCTCAAGACGGCGGACAAGGAGGAGAGCATGGAGATCTGCTTCGTGCCGGATAATAATTACGGGCGATTCCTGCAAGAGGCGAAGCTGGTGAGCAAGTCGCGCGGGGAGATCGTGGATGTGTATGGCACGAAGCTGGGTGAGCACGATGGCATCGCGTTTTATACAATCGGGCAGCGGAAGGGCTTGGGGATTTCTTCGGCGAAACCTCTCTATGTGATCGAGCTGGATGCGGAGACGAATCGCGTGATCGTGGGGGATGATACGTTACTGGAGCGGGATGAGTTCACGGTGCAGTATTGCAACTGGATCCCCTTCGAGCAGCCGCCGGAGTCGTTCGAGGCGATGGCGAAGATCCGTTACAATCATCCGGGCGCGATGGCGACGGTGTATCCGCAGGCGAACGGGACGGCGCGGGTGAAATTACACACGCCGCAACGCGCGGTGACGCCGGGGCAGGCGTGCGTGTTTTATCAGGAGGATTTGGTCGTGGGTGGCGGGTGGATTATGGTGCATAAGAGGGCGGTATCAGTGGGCGGGGGTAATTAAGATTCATCCTACATCTGCAATATTCCAAAGTCCCCGTCACGATGAGAGGGGGGATCGCGGTCGCGCTTTCCCGAAGCAACTTCATGCAATCCAAATTAGCGCACAAATTTGACGAAACTCAACTGGGTAAGTAACAACCTTTACCTAATCAGAATGTAAAATCAGCTCGAAATTGAGACTCTCAAAAATTCATACCACCTACCCTGCCTAACGTTAGCTAACGCGGAAACGCCCCTCAGAAAATGCTTGCGCGCAATTCAACCACATTCAAAACAAACTTGAGCAATCGCTTTGACGCACAAACAAAAAGCATAACCTTGCACTTCAAATCCAACCTCCACTACAGACTGGATTAAACTCACTCCGACTGTTTCCCTAATAAATGAGCTCTAATTCAAGTCACAAAACAATTGCAACTTAATACTTCTTGACATAATTAAAGCGTAATTAGATAAGAATCCAAGCTAACCCTCAGATAGAAATCATGAAAAACGGAAACCAAAACTTAAATCGACGTGATTTCCTAACATCAATTGGGGCCGGAAGCCTAGCTGGAATCCCTCTCGCAATTTCAACCAATGCACAGGAACAAACTAAACCACTAAGTACTTTTGAAGCAAAAGCAAAAGATTTGGATAACCAGTTCAGCAAGCATCAAAGTTTACTTAAAGATTTCAACCGTCAACGTCATTCGAGAATAGCAACATTCGAGCACGGTGTTGGATTGACCAGATTTTCCGAAGAATATGAAGCTGGCTGGAGAATGTATTATGGCGCACTCCGGACAGCGATCTCAGGAGGGACTAATTGGAAAAATTTACAGCTTACAACTGTTCCAGAACGGGTAGAATGGGACAATAGCGAATTTGGCCCATATTATTTCCACAAGCATGCAGCTGATCATTTGCAGGAAGAAGGAGCCACATACAAAAAAACATCTAAGTCCTTCACAGACCGTTATCAAGCCTTCATAAGAGACATCACCAGACCACCAATAGATGAAGCTGCATATGCCGAGCAAATCAAAATGGGTTTACGTTGGTCCGATGAAATGAGGATACTGTCCGAGCTTGAAGAAAGTCTTTCAACAGAATGGATGGCATTCGATGCCAGACAGCGTCAATCGTTTCCGAACGACCCAACAAAGTGGCGAAGCATGGCCCAATGGTATGAAAAAAACGGAGATCCTCAGATTGACGCTCAAATTACCTCTGTCAATTTGAGAAAAGCAAGCTGGCTGCATTGGGTTCAAAAAGCATTTGGCGGTGGAGAAGCTATATACAGTATCGGAGAAAAGTTTGATGCCAAAAATATGATTGAGGTCTCAGTGCCAGGAGTTCAATCAGGGCAACCAATTGGAAAAAAAAGGGTTTTCCCATACCAAATCTCATCGGATTTTCCCGACTGGCTGAAACAAGCAAGACAAGAGAATGCTCCTAATGTAGAGTTCACTATCCGCCAAAACAGCCAAGAATACGATTATCGAAAACAGGACATTTGTGGTGGAGTTGGCGTATCCTTTGGTTTTTTCGGTTTTTTTGCAGGCGCGCAAAGACAATCAGTTGCGATCAACACAAAGAGCAGCAGCTTTTCATTAAACTTCAAAGCCACTTTGAAAGTGTTCGATATTTCACCAGGAGCCTGGTATGATTCTACAGCGTTTGAAATCTTCAGCAAGGGTCCGTTCAATGCCGGATCCCCAATGGATAATTTGCTCAAGAGAGATGGCTTAGTTGGACCAGGAAAATTTATAAGCCATCGTCCTTCACGTGCAATCATAGCATATAAACCAAAAGTTACCGTTCGCGTGTCGAAAACGGAGTACCAGTATTTCCATGAGGTCACGCGAGGTGGGGGTGGTTTTTTCATTGGCCCATTCGCAATTGGAGGGGGCAGTTATTACGATGAAAAAAAACACGTCCAATGGAATGAGAGGGACGCATCAATAACTATTCACGATGGTCCTGATGCAGCAATGTTGTTAGCCATGGATAGTGAACCACTCTATTGAATAAACCAGAATGACACCTCCCCCTCGAACCATTGCTCTTGCATTGGCAATTTTATCTCTATCAGCGGGCTGCTCGACTAATAACGGCCCCATAGGAGGTGTCTTGTTGTCGAATATCTCAGGACCGGTAGCAGTCACTTCCGATGCGAGCAAATGGGGCTATAACAGTGAAGGTTCATCATCATCATGGAACATATTCGGTTTGATAAGCATAGGTGACGCAAGCATCGACAAAGCGAAAAGGGACGGTGCATCTTCAAGTTTTTACAAAATCAAAGTTACACACGTTGACTACACATGGAAGAGTTTCTTAGGAGTTGGGAAATATACAGTGAAAGTTTATTTTTATGACCCAGAAAAAGAAGCTCAAACAATCAGCAGCCGCAATTTGGAAAACGGCCTTACTCACTCTGATAGTAATGTCACAGATTAGTTGTGCATCCTGCCGACCACCATCCGGTACCATTTTCAATCAGAGCTCCGAGCCATTTGCAGCAACGCCTTCGGGATATAGCGGTAACCCTCACCTTTCCAGCAAACAATGGAATTTTTTCTCCCTGTTTGCCTGGGGCGATGCCAGCATTAAAAACGCAAGAGAACTAGGCCCAAACGGCACTCCGAGAATCGGCACCATCAGCCACGTAGATTCCGTTCAAAAGAGGATATTAGGCGTGCACATTCAAGAGACCGTTGTTTACGGAAATGCTCCATGAATGGCGAGCTAAAAGCCCCCACTTCAAGGCACATTTGAATGAAATTCCGCACCCTCTACTACTCTTTCGCTTTGGCTTTTCCTTTGCCCTTGGCTTTGGGTTGGGCGTCGGGGTCGGCTTGGGCGCCGGCTTGCGGGGGGTCTTCGGGGGTGACTTTCAGTTCTTTGCGGAGGCGGGCTAGTTCGGTTTGGAGGTCGGCTTGGATTTTGGCGTATTCGGGTTTGCCGTAAACGTCGGTGAGTTCTTTGGGGTCTTTTTTGAGGTCGATCATGCGCCATTCGTTGACGTCTTTTTCGTAGAAGTGGAAGAGTTTGTATTGGCCCTGGATGACGCCGTAGTGCTTACGGACGCTGTGGGCGCCGGGGTATTCGTAGTAGTGATAATACCAGCTTGTGCGCCAGTCTTTGGGCGTCTGGCCTTTCAGGACGGGGACGAGGCTCTTGCCTTGCATGTCGGCAGGCACGGGCAATCCGGCGGCGTCGAGGAAGGTTTCAGGGAGGTCGAGGATGGAGACCATGTCGTTATTCACGGTACCGGGTTTAGTCACGCCGGGCCAGCGGATGATGAAGGGGGTTTTCACGGATTCTTCGTAGATCCAGCGTTTATCGAACCAGCCGTGTTCGCCGAGGTAGAAACCCTGATCGGAGGCGTAGATGACGATGGTGTTTTTCGCGAGGCCGGTTTCATCGAGGTAATTCAGGACGCGGCCGATCTGGTCATCCATGGCATCGACGCAGCGGAGGTAGTCCTTCATGTAGCGCTGGTATTTCCAGCGGATGAGGTCTTCACCTTGGAGATTGAGCTTTTTGAATTCTTCGTTCTGGGGTTCGTAGAAGGCGTTCCAGACTTTGAGTTGCTCAGGATTGAGGTTCTTGGGCGGGGTGAGTTTGAGGTCATCGGGCGTCATCGTTTTCTCGATGGTCATGTCTTGTTCGCGCTCGGGTTTGCCGCGGCCGGAGTAGTTATCGAACAGCGTGTCGGGCTCGGGGAATTTTGTGTCTTTATAGTGATCGAAGTAGGCGGGGGCGGGCTGCCAGTTGCGGTGCGGGGATTTGTGCTGGTACATCATGACGAAGGGTTTCGTCTTGTCGCGCTTGTTCTTGAGCCAATCGAGGGTGTAGTCGGTGATGATCTCGGTGGTGTAGCCGGTGTGGGGTTTGCGGACGCCGTTCTCGATCATGGGCGGGTTATAATATGGCCCCTGCCCGACGAGGATGTTCCAATAATCGAAGCCGGTGGGGTCCGTTTCCAAATGCCATTTGCCGATGACGGCGGTCTGGTATCCGGCGGCTTGCATGTATTTCGGGAAGGTGGGTT
This window harbors:
- a CDS encoding MotA/TolQ/ExbB proton channel family protein; protein product: MINAILAVNDLPFIWKNSTIEGKAIIILLGIFSTFAWSVMVAKTLQMRRAKKLNAFFDTEFRNQKHVLEVYDRRLTVEGCPLYTVYKDGCDQLDARLRTEANEGRKKEVSLKVMEHVKRALESAVAREALKLESGLILLAIAVSGGPFLGLLGTVWGVMSAFSYVAMAVQAGGRADLATMAPGVACALLTTVAGLLVAIPSMFAYNWLVHSLRVFTVELDNFAQELVSKMETEYLKDE
- a CDS encoding ABC transporter permease, which gives rise to MTQENAKKPASSRFRFQEAGLLWVILFLGIILTWQGGTVKVPVFEIGPDGERQRVFDVGADGERTPRFEEKNKFLNAQNLALLAKDTSFIAIMAIGVTLVIIAGGIDLSVGSIYALASVTAALVMRSFGPEGANAGTSPWISVSLGISTCLGVAVLCGLFNGGMTTLLKVHPFIITLGTMAIFRGIAFVMTKGQSIGGFPEAFRKLIQWGTSDGPSLMPMIVMILVTIIGSIYLSRMAAGRRIYAIGGNELASRFSGIRVERVKLGVFIISGLTAGVAAMIALGYYGSATSGDGQGYELRVIAAAVVGGASLSGGKGTALGALLGALIIQMIDSGIVILGIDQNYSQIIIGAVVIIAVVLDQFNAWLARKRLVSVPEKKT
- a CDS encoding glycerophosphodiester phosphodiesterase, with the protein product MLSNLKPFVLGISLCLAAPMLHAVEIIAHRGASHDAPENTVASSKLGFQQKADGVELDVYLGKDNSLPVIHDATTKRTTGVDGKIKEMTLDEFKKLDAGTWKNPKYAGEKIPTLDEMLETVPKGKKMVIEIKDKDVAIVPPMVESVKRKKMTPKDALFISFNYPVLVATKKALPEYTALYLASYKQDKTTGEVKPTLDELIKQAKDANFEGLNLDYKWPIDEAFVKKIHGAGLKFYVWTVNDAEVAKRLVAAGVDGITTDRPEWLREQLKK
- a CDS encoding sugar ABC transporter ATP-binding protein — protein: MAFLTLNGICKRFPGVLALDDVSVSVAKGSCHALMGENGAGKSTLGKILSGIYPADAGEITLNGQTIHPTDPLTARKLGIAMVHQELAFCPNLSVAENLCLGELPQQFGIVNKPKMRELARAMLHEIEADNIDVDLPISSLSTGQEQLVQIAAAVGTHAQVIVMDEPTSSLSAHESEHLFHLLAKLKARGITILYVSHRMEEIFRLCDTITVLRDGKHVSTEKTSETNPDRVIQQMVGRQVIWHTPKHLEKTPGEELLRVENLSSPGKFRDISFTLRAGEVLGFAGLVGAGRSEVAQAIFGLDPQATGRVWIAGKELPLGHVNAALNAGLGLLPEDRKRQGLVLSMNCRENTSLAALSRFTQFGFLKLGEEQTLAREYSERLRVKTPSLETGINGLSGGNQQKIALAKWLARQCKVLIVDEPTRGIDVGAKSEIYDLLDDLACQGIALLVISSELPEVMGLSRRILVLRDGSIAGEIQRPDFTQDSLMRLMAGLTAEAA
- the mnmA gene encoding tRNA 2-thiouridine(34) synthase MnmA, with protein sequence MSLVKKTRILVGMSGGVDSSATAALLIEQGFDVVGVTLKLWPQDCVSRAEDKCCGPQAVMDARSVCHKLGVPYYLIDESADFQKKVIQYFADEYKSGRTPNPCVMCNQHLKFGTLLERARQLGAEFIATGHFARLEKDPVTGRTLLKRGKDLKKDQSYFLFSLRQEQLSRAMFPLGERTKSDTREVARSCNLKTADKEESMEICFVPDNNYGRFLQEAKLVSKSRGEIVDVYGTKLGEHDGIAFYTIGQRKGLGISSAKPLYVIELDAETNRVIVGDDTLLERDEFTVQYCNWIPFEQPPESFEAMAKIRYNHPGAMATVYPQANGTARVKLHTPQRAVTPGQACVFYQEDLVVGGGWIMVHKRAVSVGGGN
- a CDS encoding TRL domain-containing protein; amino-acid sequence: MTPPPRTIALALAILSLSAGCSTNNGPIGGVLLSNISGPVAVTSDASKWGYNSEGSSSSWNIFGLISIGDASIDKAKRDGASSSFYKIKVTHVDYTWKSFLGVGKYTVKVYFYDPEKEAQTISSRNLENGLTHSDSNVTD
- a CDS encoding sulfatase, whose protein sequence is MALALFVLASFVSTHAAETTRPNILLIFSDDHAYGAISAYGSKYNKTPNIDRLAKEGMLFNRCYVGNSICGPSRATILSGKYSHLNGFVRNGNKFDGSQPTFPKYMQAAGYQTAVIGKWHLETDPTGFDYWNILVGQGPYYNPPMIENGVRKPHTGYTTEIITDYTLDWLKNKRDKTKPFVMMYQHKSPHRNWQPAPAYFDHYKDTKFPEPDTLFDNYSGRGKPEREQDMTIEKTMTPDDLKLTPPKNLNPEQLKVWNAFYEPQNEEFKKLNLQGEDLIRWKYQRYMKDYLRCVDAMDDQIGRVLNYLDETGLAKNTIVIYASDQGFYLGEHGWFDKRWIYEESVKTPFIIRWPGVTKPGTVNNDMVSILDLPETFLDAAGLPVPADMQGKSLVPVLKGQTPKDWRTSWYYHYYEYPGAHSVRKHYGVIQGQYKLFHFYEKDVNEWRMIDLKKDPKELTDVYGKPEYAKIQADLQTELARLRKELKVTPEDPPQAGAQADPDAQPKAKGKGKAKAKE